AGAAGTTCAGGAACCCTATTTTCTAATTCAAGTGGGGAGGGTGAGAAATACAGATCCCGCAAGGATTTGGAATGCTCTAGAGAATGAGAGACCAAACTAGATTATGATAAGATCGATCAGGCATGCTTGGTCTTGACCTAGTTAATCGAGAGAGATGGAATAGAGGAGAAGTAAGGGAGTATCTATTTGATCTCTGCAGCCTTCACGGTCGACTGCTAATTTATGTTGAGGAATACTTTccgttagggtttagggtttaaccACAGCCATCAataattctttctttttgttattaCTTTCCATCAGATCGAGAAGATCCTCAGTTAGATTCTAACTTTTATCCGGATCCTTGGCGCACAAGGAATTGTCCTTGTTTATCCATCCCTGGATTTAAATGTGAACCGTCGATTCAATATCTAATGGTGAATATCCGGATCCTTTTAACTCATCTCATCATCTTGTCTCAGAAATATCCTGACAGCCTAAGGAGTGGACTAAGATTTCTCAAatccaaaacttcaaattaTTGCAGATGAGAATCACACCCAGATAGCTAGTTTGTGCTGCCGACATTCATTTAGAATGGCATTGGAGTGGTCAAGGCCGTCAAGCTGATATGCGATGCTAATTTGGTAAGCTGCATATCTACATGTATATTACTATTAATAGCTTCATCATTTGTATAGGTACAACACGTACTCTTCTGTTCCATTGTTTCTCTTGTTTCGACTTTTCTTGTGATGCTGCATCCTACGCAAAAGCTTaaaattttcttgtttaattatATCCAGTGATCCTTATCTTCTCACCGGAGTCCAATTAATTTTAGGTGCTGTTAAAATATCATTCCATGTACGATCGAGGTTGTCAAGCAATGATATCAGATCATCAAGAAAACTTGTATTGGCCAGTAAAGCCTACGTTCTTAGGTGGCTCCAGTATCTGATATCAGATTACCAAAAAAATGGAGGAGGCTCAAGAACTTATGAAAGACGACTTGGCCTGGATGGTTTGATGGGAAAGATTCTTCGCTTGGTGTGCTACTTGGCTTTACAAGTTGAATCAAGGGTTTATGCCCAATTTGGATTCCAGTATTCCACTGTCGATGTCTAGTTTCAAGTGATGAGTTAGTGGATATTTGGTGCTTGATGAAATGTCCCTAATTGGAATGAACAGAATTCTACTGATGCAGTGTCCAGTTTCAAGGAACATGTATTTTGTGTATTTTAGGTGTGTGATGAAATATGCCATTTGCAGCACGGCGGAATGTAAAACAGCCATTGGTCAGCAATAAACAGATTTCTCTTTCAATTCTCAACTTCCTTGTTATGTTTGTGTCTTTTGAGAATTGAGTTCTGCTAAAAATGAAGTTGGAAAGTGTAGATAATGACTACCAGGTTTTGATGTTGAGGGCGGAGGGGGTGCTCGAGATGATCTATATGTGGTCTTAATGTGTCATGATAGAATCTAAATTGTATAATAACTATTGTTGAGATGTGAGTTATTGAGGTCAAGATGGGTTACATGTGTTTTGATGGCGTCAACATATAGCGTCAGCTATCAAAGGCCCCATATATTATACTCCACACTCCACATCTTATGATAGAAATCTGTGTCCTATCCTTCACCAGAATTCTAAACCCCAGAAATTGACTAGAGTGGATGCAAAAGAACAACAGCGGAATTGGGTTTTTGTGCACAGGTCCCTTTCCCATGTGTAGTGGGAAACTGTGGTTCTTGGTGTGCATTGGGTCTTCTGCAAATTGCAAAGTGATTCTTAGAATCAACTTACTGCTCAGCTGGTTTGATAATCAAATACTTCACAGATTGATGCGCAGTGCAAACATTATTCGACGCGTTAGTAAGTAAAGACGGTTATCATATAGGTCAAGAAACAGAACTTGATTTTACGAAGAAGAAATAGTTGGACTCGATGTTGAGTATGGAGTGCGGGGGGCTACTCGGTTGTTGATTTAAATGTGGTCTAAATGCCTCATTATAGAATGAAAATGACTGCAATTAAATATGTTTGTGTCAACTAATTTGCTACCCTACAATACATTTGAGTCCACATCAAGAAATCTAAAATCTTAACCCCATAAGAGAAACTAAAGTGTGTGGCATTTCCTTCACAGAATAATGATAAGAACAAATGAACCAAACAAATTGCTACAAAGTGAACCAAACTCGCTGGCTACGCTAGTTATCAGAAATTTCAAGCATGGATAGTGCAAACGATGTTCGAAACATCAAATTCGAGATCAAATCAGCAGACAGATGAAGAAACAGAACTTCATATTATTAGCAACAAATTCAAATGCTACATGGAAGAACCAtaattttccttcttctttttttacatGTAAAACTAGTAAAACCCACCAAACCCAACACTATTCCCCCATCACCACTACTAGAACATGATCATCATCAACTGTAATACTAAAAACAAAATGTGAAAAAGAACTTGGTGACAAACAAACAAAGCTCACACTTATTCGGAACGATTCGCAAACCTTTCGACCTTGGCATCATTCAAGTTGAGCCCAACCATAGCCTCACCCAATCCACAGCTAACATCAGCGAGTATATTCGGGTCATTGTAATGGGTCACAGCCTGCACAATCGCCCTGCCCCGCTTCACCGGGTCACCGCTCTTGAACACACCCGACCCGACAAAAACCCCATCCATCCCCAGCTGCATCATCAGCGCCGCGTCGGCTGGCGTCGCCACTCCCCCGGCGGCGAAGTGCACCACCGGCAGCCTCCCGAGCTGCTTGGTCTGCATCACCAAATCGTACGGCGCCGCGATCTTCTTCGCAAAGGTGAAGACCTCGTCGTCGTCCATGTTCCTCAAAACCCTAATGTCCCCCATCACCGACCGGACGTGCCTGACGGCCTCGATGACGTTCCCGGTGCCGGCCTCGCCCTTGGTCCGGATCATCGCCGCGCCCTCCCGGATCCGCCGGAGCGCCTCGCCGAGGTTCCGGCAGCCGCAGACGAACGGAATCTGGAAGTTGTGCTTGTTTATGTGGTTATCCTCGTCGGCGAGAGTGAGGACCTCGCTCTCGTCGACGTAATCGACGCCGATGGCCTCGAGAATCTGGGCCTCGACGAAGTGGCCAATCCGGGCCTTGGCCATGACGGGTATGGTGACGGCCTGCTTAATCTCCTTGATGAGCTGCGGGTCGGACATGCGGGCCACGCCGCCCTGGGCCCGGATGTCAGCCGGGACCCGCTCCAGCGCCATCACCGCGCAGGCCCCGGCCTCCTCGGCGATCCGGGCCTGCTCGGCGTTCACGACGTCCATGATGACGCCGCCGCGGAGCATTTGGGCCAGGCCCACCTTCACTGCGAACGCCGACTTGTTGCTGCTGCTCTCAGTGATGGCGCCGTTGCCGTACACTGCGACCACTCCCGAGCCGGCCATgtttctagagagagaaagtgaggggagagagagagagagatggggagAAAAATGGTGGCGAGGGTTTTTGGGAGGGGGGAATGGGGATgtgggggtttatatagggtggAGTTTGAATGGTTCTAAAGTAAGGAGAGGAGGATACGACGTGACGTCAGGCGGAACGGTGGGGGAGGAGGGGGAGATGATCGGACGGTGGAGAGTGGGGGTGCAGGATAGGTTAGGGTGGGGGCGCGGGCAAGGGAGATGGTTTGACTACTGGCCACGCATTTTAATGTGCCGCATAGTTTTGCTACGTGGGGAATAGGGATTCCAGACGTTGGTGATAGAAATCACAATTCACAAGGGTAAGACTGTCTGACTGTGTGGCGACTGTGTACCTCGAATCTAAGAATTTGTTTTTTAACTAattattatcattattattctcaaaaaaaaaaaaaactaattattattattatgatcctattttcttttttgatacaAGTAATTATTATGATTCTATTTACAAATAGAAATATGAAAGAATTTTTATTTCCCAcacaaaaagttttttttttttttttttttttttttttttacatagaAAGTAACTTCATCAGATAAATCGAAATTCTCCGGAATGCCCACACTAAATCGAAAATAAGCTCTAAATAGTCTAACACTAAATAAAATCCTCCATACTGTCAAAACAGATCAAAACCagctcaaaaaccaaaatcagatGACCTAGGTGTTGGTGGCCCTGGTGTAAATCTGCTGGCTGGCGTGAGCCGAGACCATCCTGATGGATCCCCTAGCCATCAAGTCCTTGATTGCCCTTCTGGCCAGAGAGCCGTTGATCCTGAGACGATCGGAGAGAATGGACGGCGTGATGAGCTTGAACTTGGGAGCCTCGGACAGCAGCTTGTCGTAAGTAGCCTGGTCGAAAAGCACCATGTTGTTGACCTTCTCCTTCTGCTTGCCTTTGctccacttcttcttcttctgctttccTCCGCCGGACTTGGCCGGCTTCGACGACGGCGGCggtgccttctccttcttcggTGCCATTGAACCGGATTAGAGAGAGAGGCACAGAGAGTGAGGGGGGCTTGGAGGCTGAAGCCGCGAGTGAATGGAGCCCCACACAAAAAGTTATATTTCCTATAGAGTTATATTTCTTAAATTAAATTTGTTTTGTCTTGAGTTTATTACTGTTAATGACCCGTTTAGCATGCGAACAAGTCAAACGAGTACAATAGTAGATCACATATCAAAGAGTATTAGAGATCGATTTCTATCTATTGCTTATCAAACATAACCATAAAAATATACAATAACTCTAATTTACCCTAAATTTTAGTAACAAAATTTGTTTTATTCTGGATTCATGGGAATCTCTTGCTTCTaatttcaatttcatataatttataaacaattttgtattaactcaTTGTAATATACAGACTAGTTATTCATTTCAAAAAAAGTAAATCTGTTATAAATTTAGTACTAAAAGACAATAAATCCAATATTCATTTCCGAATGACAATCATATTAGCCTAGAATCCGATTCACAGCCCACATGATGCCTATGAAGGGAAATATAATCATCCATAGTTCATTACTTATAATAATCTAGGTGCTTGAGTTGTTCAAAGTAGCTTTTGACCGCACTAGACCACATGCAAGTAAAACTCCTTTTGGCTTTCGTGCTTAACGCAGTGATGACTATACTGTGGTTTTAAGTACAAAGCCACAAAGGCGTCTTCAAATTCCCTTctgtttcagagaaactgaagagtgaattggtgagtcttcttctcatattgagggggtttatatagggttacaaagtagtgtaaatttgccctacatacattagtatatttgctacacaatttctctacctctcaatgtgcattccatacaaaccacacattctccacttcttaagtgcatactccatgatatagacattttacctatttactacaacactcccccttggatatatcATGTCAGTAGTATTGTCTTGGAGGTGCGCTTCTaatttgcctcgttaaaaaccttgccaagtaataaaaccctgtgggaaaaacaaccttggtcgaaggagaaaaagagcacaacgcgcgttgagtgtggagtttgtttctggataacatggtgcttctcttgttgcctcattaaaaaccttgccgagtaacaaaaacccagtgggataaaaataacctcggtcgaaagggaaaaagagcacaacacacccttcacgcttttgagacgaacatgtagacatctccccctgatgtctgtgcctccccctgatgacaacgatcatgggagttcagataatttccgcaagccaattcttgccacatgtttctcgaacgtggatttgggcaatgacttagtgaacaagtctgccacattgtcctcagatcgaacctggttcaccttgatcttgaggagcttctgttgttgctgattgtagaagaatttgggcgatatgtgtttggtgttgtcgcctttgatgtaaccttgcttcatttgttcaatgcaagcagcattatcttcataaatgctcgtaggctcatctgtggtagacttcaaaccacaattgcttcgaacatgcgtaactatggatcgaagccatatacattcacgaactgcttcgtgaagagcaataatctctgcatgatttgaagaggtagcgactagggtctgctttgtagacctccaagatatcgcggtttttcccatggtgaaaacataaccagtttgggagcgacctttgtgtgggtcagagaggtacccagcatcagcaaaaccttccaaaacacttatatcgttttgggatggggagagggaacgcaatccaccatgtgtggcgttcctgacacttgatgggtccgaatccatcttctttctgtagggatagaacaagcccatatcgatcgtactacttaggtatcgaaagatatctttaacaccagtccaatggcgtcgtgttggcgcagagctatatctagctagcaagttcacagcgaatgagatgtctggtctcgtgcattgtgctaagtacaataatgcacctattgcacttaggtagggcacttctgcctctagcacttcttcatcgtcatcttttggacgaaatggatccttctttggatcaagactacggacgaccattggggtgcttgaaggcttgattttgtcagtgttgaaacgcctaagcatcttttgggtataagctgattgatgaatcaggataccatctctacggtgctcaagttctaaaccgagacaaaaccgtgttttcccaagatctttcatctcaaactcggatttcaagtgttcagcggtttcccttaactctttaagggtgccaattatgttcatgtcatcgacataaaccgctactattgaaaatccggaacttgtcctttttatgaacacacatgggcatagttcgttattgacatatcccttaccaatcaagtagtcacttagacggttataccacatccgtccggattgttttaatccatatagtgagcgtttcaatctaattgcaaacgcgctccgtggattagagccacttgatttgggtagttgaattccatctggaatattcatgtatatctctgtatctagatccccatatagatatgcagtaaccacatccataagctgcatgttcagtttttcggaaactaccaaactgacaaggtagcggaacgtaataacgtccattacgggagagtatgtctcctcgtagtcgattccagggcgttgtgagaagccttgcgccacaagacgagctttgtatcttacaatctcgtttttctcattacgctttctaacgaatacccatttgtgaccaactggtttggtgttgggtggtattggtacaattttgccaaatacctttcttttcgttagagaatcaagttctgcctggatcgcatctttccattttggccaatcagctctacgttgacattcatcaacggagcgtggttcgatgtcatcggtctcaataatctcacgcgccactgaatacgcgaatacatcatcaatgatgatggagtttctttcccacgtcccatgtacactagtgtaatttacagagatctctatgttctcatggataggttctgacactgaggcgtcccccaatgatgtctcttggacataaccataatccggaacattctcatgggacggattttgagtatcgatgatcaaaggatttatttgtgcctcattcgctctttttctagggcgagtatccttcgaaccaatcggtctaccgcgcttccttgcgggacctacagccatagatgccacattatTGCCATGTTGAGCAATGGTGCCATCTCCTAGCGTTaaaggagtggcgttatgtccattattcgggacatcaatccttgcaggcacgtttgcagcaggtatgtgtgatctcgttactttagcaatatcagaaaacgcatcaggcagagtgtctgctacgttctggagctcgattattcttcacacttcaagttcggactgtgcggtatggggatcgagatgagacatagtggggacagaccacgacaattcctgtcgttcctgttgaacatttgtgttcttatctccccctaatgatgggaagactgtctcatcaaagtgacaatccgcaaatctagcggtaaagagatcgcctgtcaagggttcaagatagcggacgatagttggagattcatatccaacataaatgcttattcgtcgttgtggacccattttagtacgctgtggcggcgtaataggcacataaatagtacacccaaaaatgcgtaagtgcgagatattaggctcgtacccagtcactagctgtaacgcagagtaagattgggttgcagtgggtcgtagacgaattagcgtcgctgcatgtaatattgcatatccccaagcagaaacagggagattagtgtgcattaccaatgtccgtgctatcatttgtagtcgtttgatagcagcttctgcgagaccattttgggtatgaacatggggaactggatgttctacatcaatccccagtgacatgcaatagtcatcgaatgttttcgatgtaaactccccagcattatcaagtcgaattgacttaattggatggtcagggtagtgagcccgtagacggataatctgggcgaggagtttagcataagcagcatttcgagtggacaacagcgcgacatgtgaccagcgtgtcgacgcatcaaccaataccataaagtatttgaaaggtccgcatgatggttgaattggtccacagatatccccttggattctctgtaagaacggaatgagtattttaggatcctttgcgtaggacggtctcggtcctaatttcccgaaggaacaggctttgcaaaatgagcgaggggccttaaaagcaaccaatgaggattttggttgggcctgagcgtctgtagcgctattagaagcaaaatgtgtgactacatctccttcTATGGCATTGTAGCTATTTGGAGGAACAatcatggcgttatgctcatggttggtgtcatcacatgggacttggccagccttatggcgccccaagacggctgcagcaccagatgctgcaattgttgcggtcttgttaagtccaggaatcaattctcgattcttgcttcttctcactctgaagaatggatgtccgtgtgaagtctttagtatacggagcatcatatcacgaccagggtgccctagtcggtcatgccaaagccaatatgtgtcagaatccaagagatcttctcttatgacattattggattcaattggtcgaattgtagtgacataaagtccactagattgacacataagtttctctaagatgcgctttcgtccgcaatcattagaggtaatgcaaaggaactcttttccgttctcagtatgcgtttccgcatggaatccgttggctcttaaatctttaaagctcaataaggttcgatttgccttaggagcatagagagcttcagtgactttaatcaaggtgccatttggcaataggaattgggccattccatgtccttgaactaaacctgatggcccagccatcgtagtcatagtggaatatgtaggcaacatctccaagaataattgcctatgtcgtagaatggtgtgcgtagtcgcactatcaacgagacattgtagttcatccattccttaagagaaaagctcgtaattaaaaaaggagtcataaaggaaagaactcaacttttattaataagccaaacggaattacatcatcatttatttcatcaaagaaagcgtaatccaataaacttagttaatgcaaagcaatggtagtcgtctaacttctttcggtaattccaatgcaaaggtgaccaggtgagtagagagatgttggtggagcaaaggctcgcttaagtaccaattatctcaaaaccttcctagacatcacaattacattgagtacgcctacttttgaagaaagattaatcccattggcatctactataggataatgtggcgattgcctacatctcttggaaaatgaaaagacttaatcaaaatcgccagtttctgggttttgatttttgtcgtcttccacccttagatcgagattgccatcttgatcttcttgttccatgtaatttgcctcccttgcttcacgatacattttgtacgcgtttgcaacattctgggatgctttacatgcccttgcccaatgtccaggtagtccacatcggagacaagcatcattatggtcaggttcccttgatcgaggtgctttaggagcactttgaaaacggttgtttccattggtggtgttaccaccataaccggaggcttggcctcgctctctcttcacacgtttacctccacggttccgtgcacgcctatcttggcggtttccttcctctttagggcgagaatatggacctgaacgtccataattatcccttcttttagggtttcgctccttgcgtcctcccttggaggtgcgactataattagactccggaattgacttggttcccacgggtctagagttatagttcttcacaagtatgttgtcgtgcttttcagctacgttcatgacaccaattagctcatgaaatcttgtgatgcgtctagcattgatatcaattcgatagtttttagctatcattaatgcagagacagggaaggtagagagagttttctcgatcaacatcgtatcagtgatttgatgtccacagaattccatcatagacttgatacgaagtgcttccgaattgtagtcaagaactgtcttgaaatcacagaagcggaggctttgccatctctcttctaagtcgggaagcagggaatcacggacgttgccaaaacgctgctcgagttctacccatagctttcttgggtcttcctcattgaggtactcattttggagcgcgtcattcatgtgccttgtcatgagaatgatggcttttgcttcattagcctctctctttgctctatttgcttcaaaagcaagagcttgttgaggagtaagcacgtcctgacttggctcttggatcgtactcaggatcccatcagccttaagatgctggcgcatatcacggatccacctgtggtatcctgcgcctgttgtccctagtgggttgaagctcaacttgttcaggt
Above is a genomic segment from Rosa chinensis cultivar Old Blush chromosome 3, RchiOBHm-V2, whole genome shotgun sequence containing:
- the LOC112192678 gene encoding probable pyridoxal 5'-phosphate synthase subunit PDX1, whose translation is MAGSGVVAVYGNGAITESSSNKSAFAVKVGLAQMLRGGVIMDVVNAEQARIAEEAGACAVMALERVPADIRAQGGVARMSDPQLIKEIKQAVTIPVMAKARIGHFVEAQILEAIGVDYVDESEVLTLADEDNHINKHNFQIPFVCGCRNLGEALRRIREGAAMIRTKGEAGTGNVIEAVRHVRSVMGDIRVLRNMDDDEVFTFAKKIAAPYDLVMQTKQLGRLPVVHFAAGGVATPADAALMMQLGMDGVFVGSGVFKSGDPVKRGRAIVQAVTHYNDPNILADVSCGLGEAMVGLNLNDAKVERFANRSE
- the LOC112192679 gene encoding 40S ribosomal protein S25; its protein translation is MAPKKEKAPPPSSKPAKSGGGKQKKKKWSKGKQKEKVNNMVLFDQATYDKLLSEAPKFKLITPSILSDRLRINGSLARRAIKDLMARGSIRMVSAHASQQIYTRATNT